One stretch of Natrinema salaciae DNA includes these proteins:
- a CDS encoding CPBP family intramembrane glutamic endopeptidase, which translates to MPQWATFVGITGVVLVLLLVLSHLTQSAFSDGDPDPNSDSDSDPDPGDGNSESSDGASAPTDAPADADRVDIAIDLPPRNRPTERTQRTRTDFDPTTDTPTSDESSAPRPASSAADPDGSASDSSRHPNAAAADGDRERPADRGIDPDSLSTGVLLANVAFSQGLFALVLIGAAIYAAIPASALGIELSAAFLETGLLWGTAAGVAFYVANELAAAAATRVGFDHEEDLRELLSPDSLREWLMLLAGVLPIIAVFEELLFRAALIGVPAAGFGLSPWLLAIGSSIAFALGHGMQGSVGVVVTGALGFALAAVFIVTGSLLVVVVAHYLVNALEFVVHEGLGLDWAETLES; encoded by the coding sequence ATGCCCCAGTGGGCGACGTTCGTCGGTATCACGGGCGTCGTCCTCGTCTTGCTACTCGTTTTATCGCACCTGACCCAGTCCGCGTTCAGCGACGGCGACCCCGATCCCAATTCCGATTCCGATTCCGATCCCGATCCCGGTGACGGCAACTCCGAATCGAGCGACGGTGCCAGCGCCCCGACCGATGCGCCGGCCGACGCCGACCGCGTCGATATCGCGATCGACCTGCCGCCCCGGAATCGTCCCACAGAGCGGACCCAGCGGACGCGAACGGACTTCGATCCAACCACCGATACTCCCACCTCCGACGAGTCGTCGGCTCCACGACCGGCCTCGAGCGCTGCCGATCCCGACGGTTCGGCATCTGACTCGAGTCGGCACCCCAACGCGGCCGCTGCGGACGGCGATCGGGAACGGCCGGCCGACCGCGGCATCGACCCGGACTCGCTGTCGACCGGAGTGCTGCTCGCGAACGTCGCCTTCTCGCAGGGGCTGTTCGCGCTCGTGTTGATCGGTGCGGCGATATACGCGGCGATCCCGGCGTCCGCGCTGGGCATCGAGCTCTCCGCCGCGTTCCTCGAGACGGGACTGCTGTGGGGGACGGCCGCCGGGGTCGCCTTCTACGTCGCGAACGAACTCGCGGCGGCGGCCGCGACGCGGGTCGGGTTCGACCACGAGGAGGACCTGCGGGAACTGCTCTCCCCCGACTCGCTCCGGGAGTGGCTGATGCTGCTGGCAGGGGTCCTCCCGATCATCGCCGTCTTCGAGGAACTCCTCTTCCGGGCGGCGCTGATCGGCGTCCCCGCCGCCGGGTTCGGTCTCTCGCCGTGGCTGCTCGCGATCGGCTCTTCGATCGCGTTCGCGCTCGGCCACGGCATGCAGGGATCGGTGGGCGTCGTCGTCACCGGTGCGCTGGGATTCGCCCTCGCGGCCGTCTTCATCGTCACCGGAAGCCTGCTGGTCGTCGTCGTCGCCCACTACCTCGTCAACGCCCTCGAGTTCGTCGTCCACGAGGGGCTCGGTCTCGACTGGGCAGAAACCCTCGAAAGCTAA
- a CDS encoding trimeric intracellular cation channel family protein has translation MNAIGLVAFALVGATKAIREEFDLFGVAVVGLVTAFAGGATRDLLVNRVPLALQSPSEIVLALFGVALAIAVRAVLESADDHLITQCADAVGLAAFTTAGAIVATGVGVSGFGVVAIATINAVGGGAFADVLLDRSPFILLEDFYASCAVLGGTAYWLVVLLGGTGSVAAAVCAAVTVGTRIAAVTYGWRVPTAQVLRTSP, from the coding sequence ATGAACGCGATCGGACTCGTCGCGTTCGCGCTAGTTGGCGCGACCAAGGCGATCCGTGAGGAGTTCGACCTGTTCGGCGTCGCCGTCGTCGGACTCGTCACGGCGTTCGCCGGCGGCGCGACGCGGGATCTCCTCGTCAATCGGGTTCCGTTAGCGCTCCAGTCGCCGAGCGAGATCGTGCTCGCGCTGTTCGGCGTGGCGCTGGCGATCGCGGTGCGTGCCGTCCTCGAGTCGGCGGACGACCATCTGATCACGCAGTGCGCCGACGCCGTCGGACTCGCCGCGTTCACCACGGCCGGCGCAATCGTCGCAACCGGCGTCGGCGTCTCGGGGTTCGGCGTCGTCGCGATCGCGACGATCAACGCCGTTGGCGGCGGTGCGTTCGCGGATGTCCTGCTCGACCGGTCGCCGTTCATTCTGCTCGAGGACTTCTACGCGAGTTGTGCGGTGCTCGGCGGGACCGCGTACTGGCTCGTCGTCCTGCTCGGCGGCACCGGGAGCGTCGCCGCGGCGGTCTGTGCGGCGGTGACGGTCGGAACGCGCATCGCAGCAGTCACCTACGGCTGGCGGGTCCCGACGGCGCAGGTGCTTCGGACGAGTCCGTGA
- the rnhB gene encoding ribonuclease HII has product MPVGVDEAGKGPVLGSMFAAAVHLADPAELPDGIADSKRLSPDRRRELAATLRNDDRIAVGVAEITPAQIDDPGSDMNSLAVAAHAEAIEGAVAGLERTDTASGAIAGLCDACDTDADRFARRVADSCSLEPLEIDARHGADDDSPIVGAASIIAKVERDAHVAALADEYGRIGSGYPGDSTTREFLAEYVDDHGDLPPFARESWSTCETILAAAEQTGLEQF; this is encoded by the coding sequence ATGCCCGTCGGCGTCGACGAAGCGGGGAAAGGACCGGTTCTGGGATCGATGTTCGCCGCCGCGGTCCACCTCGCGGACCCTGCCGAACTCCCGGACGGGATCGCGGACTCGAAACGGCTTTCGCCCGACAGACGCCGGGAACTGGCGGCGACCCTGCGGAACGACGACCGGATCGCGGTCGGCGTCGCCGAAATCACGCCGGCGCAGATCGACGACCCCGGGTCGGACATGAACTCGCTCGCCGTCGCGGCCCACGCCGAGGCGATCGAGGGGGCCGTCGCCGGCCTCGAGCGAACCGATACCGCGAGCGGCGCGATCGCGGGGCTCTGTGACGCTTGCGACACCGACGCCGACCGGTTCGCTCGCCGGGTCGCCGACAGCTGCTCGCTCGAGCCTCTCGAGATCGACGCGCGCCACGGTGCCGACGACGACTCGCCGATCGTCGGCGCGGCCAGCATCATCGCCAAGGTCGAACGGGACGCCCACGTCGCGGCCCTCGCCGACGAGTACGGGCGGATCGGTAGCGGCTATCCGGGCGATTCGACCACCCGCGAGTTCCTCGCGGAGTACGTCGACGACCACGGCGACCTCCCGCCGTTCGCACGCGAGTCGTGGTCGACCTGCGAAACGATCCTCGCCGCGGCCGAGCAGACCGGACTCGAGCAGTTCTAG